In Zingiber officinale cultivar Zhangliang chromosome 9B, Zo_v1.1, whole genome shotgun sequence, the genomic window GCTTTCTTTTGGAACCCCGATCTGAAACAGGGAGGGGTTCCTTGGAAGCCTCAGTAAGGGCTTGTCGTGGTCGCGAGACAGTTGCCTGTCTTTCCGAGGCTGCCAATCTTTTGGCCTCCTTAAAGAGTTCATACTCCCCAGCGGTCATAGTAACGTGAAtgcggccagactcctccatcgtCATGTTCCGGATCAGGttgttgtgtttcccacagacggtgtcaaatttgatcacgtccggaagctgagtcggatgagggCAGGCCTTGCTGTGCTaaatgttgacggaaagtcgttgagATGCTGAATCAGCGAGGTACCCTGTGGACAGGTGTACAAGGGCGGTTGTACGAAAAGAAAAGCTCAAGATGGCGGCGCTattgctctgcacacactcagacgagtcacacggtcgttagagaccagaaaccagggaaaaagtccccgggtcaggctctccgacgctcaagtcaggtactttttccccagaaatcacagagaaagcaagaaaaagtaAAAGACTGGTAAGAAAATGACGAGAGAGCATACccgcgtaagggacaaagcatccctttttatactgcaactaaGGCTTCTGGAACCTGacgaatgtcagggaatgtcgggtgtcaggctcTGTCTGGCGGTGGTCGACACGTGGCTTTCTCTCATAGGCCGGCGGAGGAGCCAAGAGGAGTATGAGCCCTTTACTGTTAGAATATTACctgacatgtgatgattgttctctgacaggtggttacgattccttgcagACCTATTTGTCATGTAGTGTCTGGCCTCCTGACCCACCTTCGTCTGTGTCATTCGAATTATGTACATCTCGACGATCTACTGATTACCGACCTGCACGATGGGTCAGCTCCTCGACCTGCCTCTGTTTGTTATTACCCATGGTATGAAGGTCCCGACCTGCACACTGGGTCGGCTCCCCGACCTGCATTTGTTGGTTATTATTCATGGTATGAATGTTCCGCCTTGCATCCGTCTGttattatccatggtatgaacatcccgacctgcacTTTGAGTTCGCTCCATGACCTGAATCcgtctgttgttatccatggtatgaacgtcccgacttGCACGTTGGGTCGGATCCCTAACCTGTGTCTGTTTGTTGTTACCCATGGTATGAAGGTCCTGACCTGCATCTGTTGGCTATTATTCATGGTATGAACGTTCCGCCTTGCATCCGTCTAttattatccatggtatgaacatcccgacctgcacTCTGAGTTCGCTCCATGACCTGAATCcgtctgttgttatccatggtatgaacgtcccgacctgcacgttgggtcggATCCCTGACTTGTGTCcgtctgttgttatccatggtatgaccgtcccgacctgcacgctgggtcagaTCCATGACATGTGTCcgtctgttgttatccatggtatgaccgtcccgacctgcacgctgggtcagaTCCATGACCTGCATCCATTATTATCCATGGTATGATCGTCCCAACCTGTACGCTGGGTCAGATCCATGATCTGCATCCGTTATTATCCATGCTACGAACATCCCGACCCGCACGCTGAGTTCGCTCCATGACCTGAATtcgtctgctgttatccatggtatgaacgtctcgacctgcacgttgggtcggATCCCTGACCTGTGTCcgtctgttgttatccatggtatgatcgtcctgacctgcacgctgggttagATCCCTGACCTGCCTCCACGACGGCAATCGTATTCGGTATATCCGTCCGATTAATAAGCTGATCCCGAGTCGCCTCCAATCCCTGGTTGCACCTGACCCCTGGGACCGGCCCTTCATTGAATTTGGTCCTGGGGGTCGGGTCCTTTTTTCGATTCCCTTTTGAGATCGGATCCGGCCCCGGATCCAGCCCAACTTGTGAATATTACCCTTTGACTAATACCTCAACTGAAGCTTGGACTTTAGCCACGTGTGCCGAAATTTGTAAttctgacttttgacctccacgatGGTGTAACTTTTGACTAGCCACGAGGGCTAGACTTCTGCTGGCATAACTCTTGACTAGCCACGAGGactagacttctgacctccaggCTGGCATAACTCTTGACTAGTCACgagggcttgacttctgacctccaggtTAGTATAACTCTTGACCCTTCTATGACTTTGACTCCGTACTATATCATCTCACAGACCCCATATTCATGCACCATATCAGCGGCCATCGGCTCCGTCGCCGGAATCATCACCGACCTCCAAATCTACCGTCCCTTTAAGAGTAGCTCTTAATAATTTGCCGCTCCGTTTATCATCCACGCTTTTAATTCAGTGatgtaaataaataataaataatttaaaatattttttaaaaattaattagacgGAATTTTATTAAACACATTCAACTCCAAATACTCTAAACAGCTCTATCTATCCAAGAGTCTGTTATcggccaaaaataaaaataaaactaaaaacaaatttaaaagaaaaaaaaaagtattttcgTTAGAGATTTATTTGATCAGATTTCCTTGTTCATGAAAGGCGTCCTAATCTCCCATGCATTCAGCTCCGAAACCTTAACATCCACTGCTCCATTGTTGAACACGAACAGATGGGCATCTCTTCCGATCGCCAAGCTCGGATAAACTCTGGACGTGATGCATATTTTTCCTCCTGCGCCAAAGCTCTCCACCACCGAGTGATCGATCAAGCTTCTAAGAGAGATCGTCTTAGACGAATCGATGTCAACGTCAACAAAGCCAGCAAAAGTCGGCTTATATATGTTCTCCCTTTTAGTTGACCTGATCATTCAGACAAAAAAAACAAGGTCAATCAAACCGTTGACTTGGACACGGGGTGTTAAAAGAGCAAGCTTAGCTCGCTCACCTGGTGGGATCATGGCAGAAGAGAACAACGTGCTTCCTCTTGTGCTTGAAGACCTTGAAGAACACTGCGGTTCTTTCTTCGAGAGCGGGATCGGCGAGAACGTAAAGCCCGAACGGGCCGACTCCTCCCTTCACATCGGCGGCGTGCCTGGCGCAGTAAGCTTGGGCATCTCCGACGTACGAAGGGTCGAAATCCTCTGCTTTTTCCAAACTGCTGATCTCGAATGTAACCTCCACATCCGCCTGAACCGCATCGATGTTGTTTACTCGGAAGAAGCCACCGGGATTCACGACCTGATTCGCCAAAGAAACGTGCTTGCTTCTCAGCCGATCGAACTCCTCCACCggccactgcaacagctgccggCCGTTCTCGTCCAGCCAAAGTTCTCTAGGAACCAActgaaagaagaggaggaggttttgagaaataatgaaagaaaagggaggtaAAATGAAAACAAGGGGAAAAAACTCACGATCACTCCGGACCAGCCTTTGCTGACGTCATCGGCAATGGTATCCGACTCGTTGGCCCAGCCAGTCAAAACCCTCCTCCTCTTCGCCGGATCGAAGAAGGTCTTCGAGGCGTAGAAGTTGCCGTAATCGTACCTCAACCCATCGCTGCCGTCCACCAACGCCTGGTCCGGAAGGTATCGGTCCAGCGCAGGGTAGTACGTTCCCAGAGTGTAGTACTCGAACCTCGTCCGGTCGAGGCTCACCTTCAGCACGTGCTTCACTCCGCGGCCGGTCGCCGACGTGTCCCTTCCTTCCCTCCCGCCGACCGCCACCGGGAAGAAGTCCGGGCACTCCCACATCCCCGTCCCCTTGCTCGAGTGCAGCGGGTGCTTCGCCTTCGTCCAGTTCACGAAATCCTTGCTCCGGTACAAGATCGCCACCCCTCTCTGCCCCACTTCCCTGGTGCCCCCGATCGCGATGCTCCAGTGCTTGTTGTCCGGGTGGAGCCACGCCGTGGTCGGATCGCGGAACTGGGTGGCGCTGATCGACGGATCGGAGGAGATCACGGGGTTGTAGTCGGGCTTGTCCCACTCGCGGAGAAGGGGGTCGGATAAATTGGCCGGGAAGGCGATGTTTTGGACCTGGGTCTTGAAGTTGTCGACGATGCCGGTGTAGAGGATCACCGGCATGCCGTCGGGGAGGACGGTGGCGGAGCCGGACCAGCATCCGTAGATGTCGAAGGGCTTCGACGGGTAGATTGCCGGGTCGAGCGCGTACCAGTTGATCAGATCGGTGGAGACCGAGTGGCCCCACACGATGTTACCCCACACGGAGCCATAGGGGTTGTACTGGTAGAAAAGGTGGTAGATTCCCTTGTAGTAGAATGGCCCTGCGAcacgtattttttttttaaaaaaatatgtaaaataTTCCCTCAGACTTTAGAGGTTTAATATTTACAACGACTTTgaaatttgacaaaaaaaaaactttaaccaCGTACCGTTTGGATCTGCTTGCAAAAGTTGTTGATAATTAGTGGAGAAGATTCATAAGCATAAACAAGAACAAAaacaattagaaaaaaaaaagtaaaatacattaattttagagaaaaaattatataaattaccaTTAATCCAATTTATGGGGGGACGGAAGTGATAACTAGGTAAAAGAGTTTTGTCGACTAAGGAAGGAGATAAACTAGAGAGTTCTTCATACAATCGATGAGAGGAATTCACTTTTTGCAATGAAACGAGGAGAAATATAGCAACTAAAGTTAACCATAACTTTGAAAGTGTATTAGACATTGTCAATGTATGGAGAGGGACTACAAGAAGAGATTGATGAAGGATGGAAGAGAAGCCTACAATATATAATGGAGTGAATCTCTAGACTAAGTCTTAttttgtaaataaataaatatttattatttaatatcttTTATGACGATGGAGTAAATAGTAGGATAGATGTTATGTGGATATTGATTTAAATTCTAATGTAATAAGTTAAATATTCAAAAACATTACCATAAAAGATAATTTTTTGGATAGATTTTTGagatttgaattaaaatttatttgtattaGCTGTAATTTGTAAATATAAGGCAAAACCATATCTATATCTTTCgtacatttaattttaaagtgtttttttttaatttaattgtgtttGAGTATTAGttgttataaaatatatatataatttcgattaaattgattttttataaaataattaaaaaagagtttttttaaattttttattagaccgattaaattttaattaaaaatatttaggtttttatttttaaaaaatttaattaatttggttataaaccaattttatattttattcgattttaattataaaatttgattaatttagttaataaaaaattctaattaattcaatttcgAATTTCATCGGTTCTATTTTATTTGTATTGAACATGTTTATCttactatcttactattttattaaaaatctccccctttactaactaactttggcgaaacctaaaatgaatttacgttaatatcctttttttctattcacactaaaaataattcgaaggtttattagtaattccacaagtgaaacaatcagtaatctagagttcgagactcggctgcgacatattattatgaatttttctcatcattaattttctctggttgttttatataaaaaaaatatttatttttttattttttgaaaaaataattaatttggttatTAACCAATTTTATATCAATTCAGTTTATtcgattttaattataaaattcgattaatttagttagtaaaaaattttaattaattcaattattaTTTGATATGATGGAGGAAATAGTAGTATATAGATGTTATCCTTACCAAATGTGTGGATATTGATTTAAATTCTAATATTTGGATAAATATTTGCTGATGTAATAAGTTGAAATATTCAAAAACATTACCATAAAAgataatttctattttattaaaaatctcctcctttactaactaactttggcgaaacctaaaatgaatttacgttaatatcctttttttctattcacaataaaaataattcgaaagtttattagtaattccataaGTGAATTTCACAAGTGAAACAATCAGTAATCTAGAGTTCGAGATTCGGCTGCgacatattattataaatttttctcgtcattaattttctctgatggttttatataaaaaaaatatttagttttttatttttaaaaaaattaattaatttggttaTAAACCAATTTTATATCGATTCAGTTTATtcgattttaattataaaatttgattaatttagttaataaaaaaactctaattaattcaattattATTTGATATCTTTTATGGTGATGGAGGAAATAGTAGTATATAGATGTTATCCTTACCAAATGTGTGGATATTGATTTAAATTCTAATATTTAGATAAATATTTGCTGATGTAATAATTTGAAATATTCAAAAACATTACCATAAAAGATAATTTTTTGGATAGATTTTCCagatttgaattaaaatttatttgtattaGCTGGAATTTGTAAATATAAGGCAAAACCATATCTATATCTTTCGTTTTAATgtacatttaattttaaagtgtttttttttaaatttaattgtgCTTGAGTATTAGttgttataatatatatatatataattttgattaaattgattttttataaaataattaaaaaagagtttttaaaattttttattagaccgattaaattttaattaaaaatatttaggtttttatttttaaaaaatttaattaatttggttataaaccaattttatattttattcaattttaattataaaattcggttaatttagttaattaaaaattctaattaattcaatttcgaatttcatcggttctattttatttgaattgaacatgtttatcttactattttattaaaaatctccctctttactaactaactttggcgaaacctaaaatgaatttacgttaatatccttttttctattcacactaaaaataattcgaaggtttattagtaattccataaGTGAAATAATCAGTAATCTAGAATTCGAGAATCGGCTACggtatattattatgaatttttctcatcattaattttctccggttgttttatataaaaaaaatatttattttttatttataaaaaaaattaattaatttggttaTAAACCAATTTTATATCGATTCAGTTTATtcgattttaattataaaattcgattaatttagttagtaaaaaaaCTCTAATATTTTTATGGTGATGGAGGAAATAGTAGTATATAGATGTTATCCTTACGGATATTGATTTAAATTCTAATATTTGGATAAATATTTGCTGATGTAATAAGTTGAAATATTCAAAAACATTACcataaaagataatttttttggATAGATTTCGagatttgaattaaaatttatttgtattaGCTGGAATTTGTAAATATAAGGCAAAACCATATCCATATCTTTCGTTTTAATTTACATTTAATTATAAAGtgttttgttttaatttaattgtttttGAGTATTAGTTGTTATAAAATATAGATATTGTGTAGATTTGTCTAgatttataatcttaaaaattttaattgagttattgtttatatttgtttattgttgttatataagatatatataatttataggTTAAAAGTGAGCAAAATTCAAAACAATTTACTAAACCTAATTAATTTGTAAATTCAGAAATTTGGTTCGgtgttttaggattttttttaaaataagaaattttgaattttaaaaattaatcaaatcgattaaattgatttttttataaaataattaaaaaagagttttttaaaaaaaaaaattattagaccgattaaactttaattaaaaatatttagttttttattttttaaaaaattaattaatttggttaTAAACTAATTTTATATCGATTCAGTTTATtcgattttaattataaaattcgattaatttagttagtaaaaaaactctaattaattcaatttcgAATAGTTCGGTTTATATTAATTGTTGTTTATAGTGAATTATGAAAACATCATTGTTAAAAACTTTATCATtacttcaaataaaaaaaattcttataaacttTCAAATAtaacttattaaaaaataatatatttatatattaaatatttttaatcaactAAATAAGGTAAATTTGACTAATATAGAAAAGACAATGAATGATAACATAGTGATAATAACTTGTGGAGGAGTTTGAGCAATATAACATTATAAAAATAATGAgaagaagataaaaaaaattatagaaaaataatattaaatgtgattttactatttttatataaaaatattaattactaataaatatttttaatttattagataAACCTAAATTGGACGAtcccaataaaaattaaaattatttatcaaattttgtttagaaaaattatatatcaagaaatctaaagtaaaaaaaattaaattatcgaTGAAATTTAATTcagtaaaaaattataattaaaaattatcgagtaaaattcggttaatttagttagtaaaaaaactctaattaattcaatttagaATAGTTTGGTTTATATTAATTGTTGTTTATAGTGAATTATGAAAACATCATTGTTGTTAAAAACTTTATCATtacttcaaataaaaaaaattcttataaactttcaaatataatatattaaaaaataatatatttatatattaaaatatttttaatcaactAAATAAGGTGAATTTGACTAATATAAAAAAACAATGAATGATAACATTAACAGTGACAATAATAGGAGCTACAGCAATAATAACATTATAAAAATAATGAGgaagaagataaaaaaaattatagaaaaacaatattaaatgtgtttttactatttttatataaaaatattaattactaataaatatttttaatttattagataAACCTAAATTGGATTATGcccaataaaaaattaaaattatttataaaattttgtttagaaaaattaTAAGTTATCAAGAaatctaaagtaaaaaaaaaaaaaaataaattatcgaTGAAATTTAATTcagtaaaaaattataattaaaaattatcgaGTAAATAAATCTCAATAAAAATTTATTCTaatcaataattttaaatattaactcatatgtttacaaaataaattaataattatatttttatttaataaatataatatataaatttttttgaaatgcGATAGTGAAAAATAAAGGCTTAGGCCTTGAGCCGGTTCGTTCGATCCAGGTATTGTCCGAACTAAATGGTCGACACGTgtgtcttttttttattttttttactttacatCCATCATTGACGAACGCCCCTTGCCTACAGTAGAAATGGGGTAAAATTTTTCCCCGCTATTTCGAATAGTCGCAATCGCCAGATTCCAATGGTTTTAGAATTTAGGACATTTTTCACAGCGAAGATAACATTCACGATGAAAAATGGAAGATAATAATTCACTGTCACTTGAAGCGCTAGAGGGAGACTACAATCAAGAAGTTGAAAATAATCAAATTTCAAAAGTACAATATAGAGTCTCTGATTTATTGAGGTACAAATTAAAAACTCCATGGAGTAAGTTACAAGTGGATAATTATGAACAGTATTAAAGATGCTTATTTATTATATTGTCAATATGCACATCCCAAGGGATTTTGTGTGAGAAAAGGTGATCAACAATGTTTTTCTCATACTACTGAACTTCAATCAAAGGAATTTAATTGTTCATGTCAAAGTTTGAAAGACGAAAAAAGTTCTAGTAAAAGGATTCTAGTTTATCAAAAATCGATCTCTAGAACTAACTGTAAAGCCAAATTGAAGATTACAAGGGAGAGAGAAGGTAAATGGCGGGTGAGTAAATTTTTTGTGGAGCATAACCATCAAATGTTTACACCTGATCAAACTCATTTGTTAAGATCGACACTCAATATATCATATGCAAAAAAATCTACTCTAGAAGCTATGGTAAATGCTAGAATATCTATCTCTATGCTGTTCTTTTATGGAAAATTAAGCATGTGGactcaaaaatttaagttttattagAAAAGAAAAAACATATCAAAGTTGAGAATGGAGATGCTACTGCACTTAttcaatattttataaataaggcGAATAAGGCAAATTACTTTTACTAGAATGTGCAATTGGATGATAATGATAGGGTGATGAACTTTTCTTTAGGGACTATAGATGTGCGATTGATTAAGAATATTTTGGTGATGTCATATGAATTGATACAACATATAGAACAAATAAGTATAATTTGATATGTGCTTGAAAAATGGGCTACTGCTTTTAGTAATGGAAGGTTTAGTGCGGGACTTTTGGCTACTTCTAGGAGTGAGATAATAAGATGAGTTCTTTGCATGAATTTGTGATGAATTATGGAAAGATTCAAGATAATTAgcggctggagagggttgaggATACTTGTTGTCATCATGGTAAGGCTgtacaaattttgaaaaatcatccACTATTGATTCATGTTGCTGATGTTTATATAATTACTATATGCagttatttgaaattga contains:
- the LOC122023154 gene encoding beta-fructofuranosidase, insoluble isoenzyme 3-like; protein product: MRHRFDVNIALNIFHCIIHFTQPVQQTIHMPFSNIITDWLESMHIDVSRGKLEHMTVLYSRISTRSFTKTGFEARSDGIRWIDRRALGEGWRDRPRGAGQAPAPEVADPEADVEAPASPGPFYYKGIYHLFYQYNPYGSVWGNIVWGHSVSTDLINWYALDPAIYPSKPFDIYGCWSGSATVLPDGMPVILYTGIVDNFKTQVQNIAFPANLSDPLLREWDKPDYNPVISSDPSISATQFRDPTTAWLHPDNKHWSIAIGGTREVGQRGVAILYRSKDFVNWTKAKHPLHSSKGTGMWECPDFFPVAVGGREGRDTSATGRGVKHVLKVSLDRTRFEYYTLGTYYPALDRYLPDQALVDGSDGLRYDYGNFYASKTFFDPAKRRRVLTGWANESDTIADDVSKGWSGVILVPRELWLDENGRQLLQWPVEEFDRLRSKHVSLANQVVNPGGFFRVNNIDAVQADVEVTFEISSLEKAEDFDPSYVGDAQAYCARHAADVKGGVGPFGLYVLADPALEERTAVFFKVFKHKRKHVVLFCHDPTRSTKRENIYKPTFAGFVDVDIDSSKTISLRSLIDHSVVESFGAGGKICITSRVYPSLAIGRDAHLFVFNNGAVDVKVSELNAWEIRTPFMNKEI